In the Arachis ipaensis cultivar K30076 chromosome B10, Araip1.1, whole genome shotgun sequence genome, one interval contains:
- the LOC107623644 gene encoding LIM domain-containing protein WLIM2b — translation MSFIGTQQKCKACEKTVYPVDQLSADGTAYHKACFRCSHCKGTLKLSNYSSMEGVLYCKPHYEQLFKETGSFTKNFQSSAKLADKATPELTRSPSKAASMFSGTQEKCATCGKTAYPLEKVTVEGQAYHKSCFKCSHGGCPITPSNYAALEGILYCKHHFSQLFKEKGSYNHLVKSASIKRAATSVPDS, via the exons ATGTCTTTCATTGGCACCCAGCAAAAGTGCAAGGCTTGTGAGAAAACTGTGTACCCTGTTGATCAGTTATCTGCTGATGGCACTGCATACCATAAAGCTTGTTTTAGATGCtctcattgcaagggaactttaaag CTGAGCAACTATTCATCAATGGAAGGTGTCCTATACTGTAAGCCTCATTACGAGCAGCTCTTCAAGGAGACGGGCTCGTTCACCAAGAATTTCCAGTCAT CTGCTAAGTTAGCTGACAAGGCAACTCCCGAGCTG ACAAGGTCCCCTAGTAAAGCTGCTAGCATGTTTTCTGGGACACAAGAAAAGTGCGCTACATGTGGCAAAACTGCTTATCCGTTGGAAAAG GTAACAGTGGAAGGGCAGGCATATCACAAATCATGTTTCAAGTGTTCTCACGGCGGCTGTCCCATAACGCCGTCGAATTACGCAGCCCTCGAGGGCATTTTGTATTGCAAGCACCATTTCTCCCAGCTTTTTAAGGAGAAAGGCAGCTATAACCATCTTGTTAAGTCAGCATCGATCAAACGGGCAGCGACCTCTGTTCCAGATTCTTAA